Proteins encoded together in one Bactrocera neohumeralis isolate Rockhampton chromosome 4, APGP_CSIRO_Bneo_wtdbg2-racon-allhic-juicebox.fasta_v2, whole genome shotgun sequence window:
- the LOC126757118 gene encoding LOW QUALITY PROTEIN: UDP-glycosyltransferase UGT5-like (The sequence of the model RefSeq protein was modified relative to this genomic sequence to represent the inferred CDS: substituted 2 bases at 2 genomic stop codons), with amino-acid sequence MRRSCGMAGQTTGHLLLLLGLCCTLVQASYPLKILGLFPHPGISHFHFFHPIMRGLAEKGHDVTVLSHFPDKSPPARYKRRHETADLLMXFFTFXFFETQHFYNHFVEFFLLHEWGKDACNLTLRSDALAQVLRQRQHFDVIIMEQFNSDCMAAVAHQLKAPFIGLSSCAMLPWHYDRVGMPMVLSVMPSLFMGQSEDMAFGARLANWFTDHAMRFLYDFYTTPAIDAMVRHKFGHDMPSVGELAKETSMLFVNQHFSLSGVKPLSPSVIDLGGIHIQKAKPLDPELQKFLDNAEHGVVFISWGSMIRADTLPPAKREAIVRAVKRLKQRVIWKWENSTLANKPDNLYVSKWLPQRDILCHPNVKVFLSHGGLMGSSEAAYCGVPVVVTPMYGDQFVNAAALKYRGMGVVLKYGDITENSVLRSIREVLKKEYMDNAKAVSFSYRHRPQSALETAIWWVEYVAKTEGAPLLKAHAVQVSRFVYYSLDIYLFIAAIIFISVVSWSFVCSRWCSRRPKAAKQKSN; translated from the exons ATGCGAAGAAGTTGCG ggaTGGCGGGACAAACGACCGGCCACTTATTGCTGTTGCTTGGCCTTTGTTGCACACTGGTGCAAGCCAGTTACCCACTCAAAATACTAGGTTTATTTCCACACCCAGGCATTAGTCACTTCCACTTCTTCCACCCCATTATGCGGGGCTTGGCCGAGAAGGGTCATGATGTTACTGTGTTAAGCCATTTTCCCGATAAAAGCCCGCCGGCACGTTACAAAAGACGCCATGAAACTGCC GATC TTTTAATGTGATTCTTTACGTTCTAGTTCTTTGAAACGCAACACTTCTACAATCACTTTGTGGAATTCTTTTTGCTCCACGAATGGGGGAAGGACGCCTGCAATCTCACATTGCGTTCCGATGCTTTGGCACAGGTGCTGCGACAGCGCCAACATTTCGATGTGATCATCATGGAGCAATTCAATAGTGATTGCATGGCAGCGGTGGCACATCAACTCAAGGCTCCATTCATAGGGTTGAGCAG TTGTGCTATGTTGCCTTGGCATTACGATCGCGTGGGCATGCCTATGGTACTATCAGTTATGCCAAGTTTATTTATGGGACAATCCGAGGACATGGCATTCGGCGCTCGTCTCGCCAACTGGTTTACCGATCACGCCATGCGTTTCCTTTACGA TTTTTACACCACGCCCGCCATCGACGCCATGGTACGCCACAAGTTCGGACACGATATGCCCTCGGTTGGCGAATTGGCGAAGGAAACATCAATGTTATTCGTCAATCAGCATTTTTCTTTGAGCGGTGTCAAACCGTTGTCACCGTCCGTTATCGATCTCGGCGGCATACACATACAGAAGGCCAAGCCGCTGGATCCCGAACTGCAAAAGTTCCTCGATAATGCCGAACATGGTGTGGTCTTCATTAGTTGGGGTTCTATGATACGCGCCGACACTTTGCCGCCCGCCAAACGTGAGGCTATCGTACGCGCTGTGAAGCGACTCAAACAACGAGTGATTTGGAAGTGGGAGAACAGCACTCTAGCGAACAAGCCGGATAATCTGTATGTTAGCAAGTGGTTGCCACAACGTGATATACTCTGTCATCCGAATGTGAAGGTGTTCTTATCGCATGGCGGTCTAATGGGTAGCTCAGAGGCAGCTTACTGTGGTGTACCGGTAGTGGTCACGCCCATGTATGGTGATCAGTTTGTGAATGCGGCAGCATTAAAGTACCGCGGTATGGGTGTGGTGCTGAAATATGGCGATATCACTGAGAATTCAGTGCTACGTTCAATAAGAGAGGTGTTGAAGAAAGA aTATATGGATAACGCCAAAGCGGTCTCATTCTCCTACAGACATCGTCCGCAGAGCGCACTCGAGACCGCCATATGGTGGGTGGAATATGTCGCAAAAACCGAGGGTGCGCCACTTCTTAAAGCACACGCCGTGCAAGTATCGCGCTTCGTTTACTACTCTTTGGATATTTATCTATTCATTGCTGCCATTATATTCATATCAGTGGTGAGTTGGAGCTTTGTATGTAGTAGATGGTGCTCGCGACGTCCAAAGGCCGCTAAACAAAAGTCAAATTGA